A single genomic interval of Danio aesculapii chromosome 5, fDanAes4.1, whole genome shotgun sequence harbors:
- the pou2f3 gene encoding POU domain, class 2, transcription factor 3 isoform X1 produces MSTEAVEQTESQHEQADIEQNGIDFTRQIKTENLTDSPHSGSSHKTCHLTQGSPMPPGQLSGEMPSLHPLPQLVLMPGSHLSSPSSFLLSQAQSGHQGLSLLPPNLLSLPSQTQTGLLPHQPGLALTPQAMGRSGLAGSSMDGHLDMSHLQVPKHVGSPQDEPNDLEELEQFAKAFKQRRIKLGFTQGDVGLAMGKLYGNDFSQTTISRFEALNLSFKNMCKLKPLLEKWLSDAENSPSDTMTNTTTLPPLMEGYGRKRKKRTSIETNIKLTLEKRFLDNPKPNSEEITLISEQLAMEKEVVRVWFCNRRQKEKRIYCPVSTSPIKPHNFNPRLPSTSRSFSPLTSGGVSSSSSPGSPSRGSSPGTLSTTSSPLTAQSVNQSFNTAGSWYRWNTASYHH; encoded by the exons ACATTGAACAAAATGGCATCGACTTCACCAGACAA ATTAAGACCGAGAACCTGACGGATTCACCACATTCTGGATCTTCACACAAGACATGCCACTTAACTCAGGGATCACCGATGCCTCCTGGCCAGCTGAGTGGG GAGATGCCCTCCCTGCACCCTCTGCCACAGCTTGTCCTGATGCCCGGATCACACCTGTCCTCTCCTTCATCATTCCTCCTCTCACAGGCCCAGTCAGGACACCaaggtctgt CACTCCTGCCACCCAATCTGCTTTCCTTGCCGTCCCAGACCCAGACAGGACTCCTCCCGCACCAGCCTGGCCTTGCACTCACTCCACAG GCAATGGGCAGGTCAGGTCTGGCTGGCTCCTCTATGGATGGACATCTGGACATGTCTCACTTACAGGTGCCTAAACATGTGGGATCGCCACAAGATGAACCCAATGATCTGGAGGAGCTGGAGCAGTTCGCTAAAGCCTTCAAACAGAGACGCATCAAACTAGGCTTTACTCAG GGTGATGTGGGTCTGGCCATGGGAAAGCTGTATGGAAATGACTTCAGTCAGACTACCATCTCACGCTTTGAAGCTCTCAATCTAAGCTTCAAAAACATGTGCAAGCTTAAGCCTTTACTGGAGAAGTGGCTGAGTGACGCAG AGAATTCACCGTCTGACACCATGACCAACACCACTACTTTACCGCCCCTCATGGAGGGTTATGGAAGAAAGAGGAAAAAGAGAACAAGCATTGAAACAAACATCAAGCTCACGCTCGAGAAACGCTTTCTAGAT AACCCAAAACCCAACTCTGAAGAGATAACGCTGATCTCAGAGCAGCTGGCCATGGAGAAGGAGGTGGTGCGAGTTTGGTTCTGCAACCGGCGGCAGAAGGAGAAGAGGATATACTGCCCAGTTTCCACTTCACCTATAAAACCTCACAACTTCAACCCTCGTCTG CCTTCAACTTCCCGCTCCTTCAGTCCACTCACCTCTGGAGGTG TGTCATCAAGCTCCTCCCCCGGCAGCCCCAGCCGAGGCTCCTCCCCAGGCACTCTGTCCACCACCTCCAGTCCACTGACAGCACAGAGCGTCAACCAGTCCTTCAACACTGCAGG ATCGTGGTATCGCTGGAACACCGCGTCATACCATCACTGA
- the pou2f3 gene encoding POU domain, class 2, transcription factor 3 isoform X2 — protein MSTEAVEQTESQHEQADIEQNGIDFTRQIKTENLTDSPHSGSSHKTCHLTQGSPMPPGQLSGEMPSLHPLPQLVLMPGSHLSSPSSFLLSQAQSGHQALLPPNLLSLPSQTQTGLLPHQPGLALTPQAMGRSGLAGSSMDGHLDMSHLQVPKHVGSPQDEPNDLEELEQFAKAFKQRRIKLGFTQGDVGLAMGKLYGNDFSQTTISRFEALNLSFKNMCKLKPLLEKWLSDAENSPSDTMTNTTTLPPLMEGYGRKRKKRTSIETNIKLTLEKRFLDNPKPNSEEITLISEQLAMEKEVVRVWFCNRRQKEKRIYCPVSTSPIKPHNFNPRLPSTSRSFSPLTSGGVSSSSSPGSPSRGSSPGTLSTTSSPLTAQSVNQSFNTAGSWYRWNTASYHH, from the exons ACATTGAACAAAATGGCATCGACTTCACCAGACAA ATTAAGACCGAGAACCTGACGGATTCACCACATTCTGGATCTTCACACAAGACATGCCACTTAACTCAGGGATCACCGATGCCTCCTGGCCAGCTGAGTGGG GAGATGCCCTCCCTGCACCCTCTGCCACAGCTTGTCCTGATGCCCGGATCACACCTGTCCTCTCCTTCATCATTCCTCCTCTCACAGGCCCAGTCAGGACACCaag CACTCCTGCCACCCAATCTGCTTTCCTTGCCGTCCCAGACCCAGACAGGACTCCTCCCGCACCAGCCTGGCCTTGCACTCACTCCACAG GCAATGGGCAGGTCAGGTCTGGCTGGCTCCTCTATGGATGGACATCTGGACATGTCTCACTTACAGGTGCCTAAACATGTGGGATCGCCACAAGATGAACCCAATGATCTGGAGGAGCTGGAGCAGTTCGCTAAAGCCTTCAAACAGAGACGCATCAAACTAGGCTTTACTCAG GGTGATGTGGGTCTGGCCATGGGAAAGCTGTATGGAAATGACTTCAGTCAGACTACCATCTCACGCTTTGAAGCTCTCAATCTAAGCTTCAAAAACATGTGCAAGCTTAAGCCTTTACTGGAGAAGTGGCTGAGTGACGCAG AGAATTCACCGTCTGACACCATGACCAACACCACTACTTTACCGCCCCTCATGGAGGGTTATGGAAGAAAGAGGAAAAAGAGAACAAGCATTGAAACAAACATCAAGCTCACGCTCGAGAAACGCTTTCTAGAT AACCCAAAACCCAACTCTGAAGAGATAACGCTGATCTCAGAGCAGCTGGCCATGGAGAAGGAGGTGGTGCGAGTTTGGTTCTGCAACCGGCGGCAGAAGGAGAAGAGGATATACTGCCCAGTTTCCACTTCACCTATAAAACCTCACAACTTCAACCCTCGTCTG CCTTCAACTTCCCGCTCCTTCAGTCCACTCACCTCTGGAGGTG TGTCATCAAGCTCCTCCCCCGGCAGCCCCAGCCGAGGCTCCTCCCCAGGCACTCTGTCCACCACCTCCAGTCCACTGACAGCACAGAGCGTCAACCAGTCCTTCAACACTGCAGG ATCGTGGTATCGCTGGAACACCGCGTCATACCATCACTGA